From Oscillospiraceae bacterium:
GACATCTTTGGTTAATTCTTTCATACTTATATCCCGCAGTAGGGTTGATTATAATATCAACTCCCTGTTTCTGCATTTCTCTTATACATTCAGGATAAAATATATCCCAGCATATTGCAATTCCTATTTTGCCTATTTCAGTATCAAAAACTTTTATCTCTTTCCCAGGTGTAAGACCACTCTCATACTCACTCATTGTAAGATGGCATTTATGGCATTTACCCACTATTTCACCATTACGGTTGATAAGTATGCCCGAATTGTAATAATGCCCGTCTTCTTCTTCATGGAATGAAAATGCAAAATATGTATTATACTGTTTTGCATTTTTCTTTATAGCATCGATTGCCTCGCAGTCTAACGGATTGCACATTTCGGGAAGAGGAACCAATGTTTTTCTGGTATAAAAAGTTTCGGTAAGTGCTATAATATCAGGCTTTTCACGTGAGCACAGTCTGTCAATAACCTTTATCGTTTCTCTTAAGTTATATTCGGGAGGCTGCGACTCTGGGAAAAATATATTAGGAATTGCAACTGTTGCCAGTTTAACATTTTTAGGTTTATATTCCCCTAAACATTCAACACAGACATCAGAAACTTCCGCCTCTTTTTTTGAAAATGCACCGAATCTTAAAGTAATTTTTAATTCAGAGGCATTTTTGGGAGCAGTTATACTGTCCCCGCTTTTTCCGATATAGCCTTTTTCTAAAATTCCGCCGTCTTTATCATACCAGCCGAAAATGAGTTTTGTAAATTCGCTGTCTGTTTTAAGATTATAGGAAATTCTATATACCTTGCCAG
This genomic window contains:
- a CDS encoding carbon-nitrogen hydrolase family protein, translated to METIKFSEWKYFKKYNNYDYELPEYETDGETLKIKYDKDGWICAQFDKKTTDVEPGKVYRISYNLKTDSEFTKLIFGWYDKDGGILEKGYIGKSGDSITAPKNASELKITLRFGAFSKKEAEVSDVCVECLGEYKPKNVKLATVAIPNIFFPESQPPEYNLRETIKVIDRLCSREKPDIIALTETFYTRKTLVPLPEMCNPLDCEAIDAIKKNAKQYNTYFAFSFHEEEDGHYYNSGILINRNGEIVGKCHKCHLTMSEYESGLTPGKEIKVFDTEIGKIGIAICWDIFYPECIREMQKQGVDIIINPTAGYKYERINQRCQESGAYIVTSVAAEFEKSGIFNPLGEMIANAATNYGYAIAEVDITKPEHMFYLSYPTFTESKNIYLNEARFDLYGQI